Proteins from one Brevibacillus humidisoli genomic window:
- the lpdA gene encoding dihydrolipoyl dehydrogenase translates to MSQEYDLVVLGGGTGGYVAAIRAAQLGMSVAIVEKEKLGGTCLHRGCIPSKALLRSAEVYATMKQSEAYGVLAENVSLDFSKVQTRKQGIIDQLHKGVQYLIKKGNIKLYQGYGRVMGPSIFSPQAGAVRVEMADGEQEMIVPRFLMIATGSSPRSLPGLAIDGEYVITSDEALQLDQLPQSILIVGGGVIGIEWASMLSDFGVEVTILEYAERILPLEDEEISREMTRLLKKRKVKVVTGAKVLPDTLKKAEGSVEVHAVIGEGEQRFEAEKVLVSVGRKPNVESLGLEATEIKLEQGAIAVNAYYQTAEPHIYAIGDCIGGLQLAHVAAREGTIAVEHMAGLSPEPLDPAKVPRCTYSRPEIASVGLTEAEAKAQGYEIKTGKFSFKPLGKALVFGENDGFVKLVADAKTNDLLGVHMIGPNVTDLISEAGLAMVLDATPWEIAHAIHPHPALSEAIGEAALAVEGIAIHS, encoded by the coding sequence ATGTCTCAAGAATATGATCTTGTTGTACTTGGCGGCGGCACAGGAGGATATGTGGCAGCGATTCGCGCTGCACAGTTGGGGATGAGCGTCGCAATCGTCGAAAAGGAGAAGCTGGGCGGTACATGCCTGCACCGCGGCTGTATACCGTCGAAGGCGTTGTTGAGAAGCGCCGAAGTCTATGCGACGATGAAACAGAGTGAAGCGTACGGGGTTCTCGCGGAAAACGTCAGCCTCGACTTTTCCAAGGTGCAGACTCGCAAGCAAGGGATTATCGACCAACTGCATAAAGGCGTACAATATCTGATCAAGAAGGGCAACATCAAGCTGTATCAGGGATACGGCAGGGTGATGGGGCCGTCGATTTTTTCGCCGCAGGCGGGTGCCGTGCGTGTGGAGATGGCAGACGGTGAACAGGAGATGATTGTCCCACGTTTTCTGATGATTGCGACCGGTTCCAGTCCGCGTTCACTGCCAGGACTTGCAATTGATGGAGAATACGTGATTACCAGTGACGAGGCGCTGCAGCTAGACCAATTGCCTCAGTCGATCTTGATTGTCGGCGGAGGTGTGATTGGAATTGAGTGGGCTTCGATGTTAAGCGATTTTGGCGTTGAGGTGACCATCCTGGAGTATGCAGAGCGCATCTTGCCCCTCGAAGATGAAGAGATTTCCCGTGAAATGACCAGACTGTTGAAAAAGCGGAAGGTAAAAGTGGTGACCGGGGCCAAAGTTCTGCCGGACACGCTGAAAAAAGCAGAGGGAAGCGTAGAGGTTCATGCTGTTATCGGAGAGGGTGAACAGCGTTTCGAGGCGGAGAAGGTGTTGGTCTCCGTCGGACGAAAGCCTAATGTAGAGAGTCTGGGATTGGAAGCGACCGAGATCAAGCTAGAGCAGGGAGCGATCGCCGTCAATGCTTACTACCAAACGGCGGAGCCGCACATCTACGCGATCGGCGACTGCATCGGCGGGCTCCAATTAGCTCATGTCGCTGCCCGTGAAGGCACGATTGCTGTTGAACATATGGCTGGTTTGTCGCCAGAGCCGCTCGATCCCGCCAAGGTGCCCCGCTGTACATACAGCCGCCCGGAGATCGCCAGTGTTGGCCTGACCGAAGCGGAGGCGAAGGCACAGGGTTACGAGATCAAAACAGGCAAGTTCAGCTTCAAACCGCTCGGCAAGGCACTTGTTTTCGGTGAAAACGACGGTTTTGTCAAGCTGGTTGCTGATGCCAAAACAAACGATTTGTTGGGCGTGCACATGATTGGACCCAACGTGACTGACCTGATCTCCGAGGCAGGTTTGGCGATGGTGCTGGATGCAACTCCCTGGGAGATCGCACATGCGATCCATCCGCATCCCGCTCTGTCCGAGGCGATTGGCGAAGCGGCGCTGGCCGTTGAAGGAATCGCCATTCATAGTTAA
- a CDS encoding Leu/Phe/Val dehydrogenase, with protein MQIFEYMQRYDYEQLLLCHDQSSGLRAIIAIHDTTLGPALGGTRMWTYNSEEEAVIDALRLARGMTYKAAAAGLNLGGGKAVIIGNPKTDKSEALFRAFGRYIQGLNGRYITAEDVGTTVADMDMIHEETDFVTGVSPAFGSSGNPSPVTAYGVYRGMKAAAKVAYGSDSLSDKVVAVQGVGNVAYNLCKHLHEEGAHLVVTDINEENVSRAVADFGAKAVGVQEIFSVECDIFSPCALGAVVNDDTIPLLKAKVIAGAANNQLKEERHGDLIHEKGIIYAPDYVINAGGLINVADELQGYNRERALKKVEGIYDNIMRLFEIAEREGIPSYQAADRMAEERIARIASSRSMFVRNEKSILSR; from the coding sequence ATGCAGATTTTTGAATACATGCAACGGTATGATTATGAACAACTGCTGCTTTGCCATGATCAATCGTCAGGTTTGCGGGCGATTATTGCAATTCACGATACCACACTGGGGCCGGCTCTCGGAGGAACCCGGATGTGGACCTACAACTCCGAGGAAGAGGCAGTTATTGATGCACTGCGTCTGGCGCGTGGCATGACATATAAGGCAGCCGCAGCCGGACTTAATCTCGGAGGTGGAAAAGCAGTCATTATCGGCAACCCCAAAACAGACAAAAGTGAAGCCTTGTTCCGTGCATTTGGCCGCTATATTCAAGGGTTGAATGGGCGTTATATCACCGCTGAGGACGTGGGAACCACCGTCGCAGATATGGACATGATCCACGAAGAGACTGATTTTGTCACAGGCGTCTCTCCTGCATTTGGTTCCAGCGGCAATCCGTCGCCTGTGACGGCATACGGCGTCTATCGCGGGATGAAGGCAGCGGCCAAGGTGGCTTATGGCAGCGACAGTTTGTCAGACAAGGTAGTCGCTGTACAAGGGGTAGGCAATGTCGCATACAATCTCTGCAAGCACCTGCATGAAGAAGGAGCCCACTTGGTGGTTACCGATATCAATGAGGAAAATGTCAGCAGAGCGGTGGCCGACTTTGGAGCCAAAGCAGTCGGCGTTCAGGAGATCTTTTCTGTCGAGTGCGACATTTTCTCACCCTGTGCACTGGGTGCAGTGGTCAATGACGACACCATTCCGCTGCTCAAGGCGAAGGTGATTGCCGGCGCAGCGAACAATCAGTTGAAAGAAGAGCGCCATGGCGATCTGATCCACGAAAAGGGGATTATCTATGCTCCGGACTACGTCATCAATGCTGGAGGATTGATCAATGTCGCTGACGAATTACAGGGGTACAACCGTGAAAGGGCATTGAAAAAAGTAGAAGGGATCTACGATAATATCATGCGTTTGTTTGAAATTGCCGAGCGTGAAGGGATTCCCTCCTATCAGGCGGCTGACCGAATGGCAGAAGAGCGAATCGCCCGGATCGCCAGCTCCCGCAGTATGTTTGTGAGAAACGAAAAGTCGATTTTATCCAGATAG